One window from the genome of Rariglobus hedericola encodes:
- a CDS encoding agmatine deiminase family protein translates to MAAKKLKETPAKLGFRMPAEWAPQTAIWLSWPHKRASWPGQFRAIPYVFAKIVAQISRFQEVRINIGAPLQKRAWSLITKAGADLTKVTLYDHPTNDAWCRDHGPIFVKNQKSGEIAVTDWVHTAWGGKYPPYDLDNTIPPLVAKKLKLRRFENDMVLEGGSIEVNGEGLLLTSEQCLLNKNRNPHLTREQIEQNLKDYLGVTQVLWVGDGIIGDDTDGHIDDITRFYKADGFITVVESNKRDPNHKILAENLERLKAFRTPKGKKFDIVELPMPKPFAFQGQPVPASYANFLIINGAVLVPNFRQKKRDAEANAIIASCFPGREVIPIDCYELIWGLGTLHCISQQQPA, encoded by the coding sequence ATGGCCGCTAAAAAATTGAAGGAGACTCCGGCGAAACTTGGTTTTCGCATGCCCGCCGAGTGGGCTCCGCAGACCGCCATCTGGCTTTCGTGGCCGCACAAGCGTGCTTCGTGGCCGGGCCAGTTTCGCGCGATTCCCTACGTGTTCGCTAAGATTGTCGCGCAGATCAGCCGCTTCCAAGAAGTGCGCATCAACATCGGCGCGCCGCTTCAAAAACGCGCGTGGTCGCTCATCACCAAGGCCGGCGCGGACTTGACGAAGGTCACGCTCTACGATCATCCGACCAACGATGCGTGGTGCCGCGATCACGGCCCTATCTTCGTTAAAAACCAGAAGTCCGGCGAGATCGCCGTAACCGATTGGGTGCACACTGCGTGGGGTGGGAAATACCCGCCTTATGACCTCGACAACACGATCCCTCCGCTCGTCGCCAAAAAACTCAAACTGCGTCGCTTCGAAAACGACATGGTCCTCGAAGGCGGCTCCATCGAGGTGAACGGCGAGGGACTGCTGCTCACCAGTGAACAGTGCCTGCTCAACAAGAACCGGAATCCTCATCTGACGCGCGAGCAGATCGAGCAGAACCTCAAGGATTACCTCGGTGTTACCCAAGTTCTCTGGGTGGGCGATGGCATCATCGGTGATGACACCGACGGCCACATCGACGACATCACGCGCTTCTACAAAGCCGACGGTTTCATCACCGTGGTAGAGTCGAACAAGCGTGATCCGAACCACAAAATCCTCGCAGAAAATCTGGAGCGCCTGAAAGCCTTCCGCACGCCGAAGGGCAAGAAGTTCGACATCGTTGAATTGCCGATGCCGAAGCCCTTCGCATTCCAAGGCCAGCCGGTGCCGGCGAGCTACGCGAATTTCCTCATCATCAATGGCGCGGTGCTCGTGCCGAATTTCCGTCAGAAGAAACGCGACGCCGAGGCCAATGCCATCATTGCATCGTGTTTCCCCGGACGTGAGGTCATCCCGATTGATTGTTACGAGCTTATCTGGGGTCTGGGCACACTGCATTGCATCTCTCAGCAGCAACCCGCGTGA
- a CDS encoding carbon-nitrogen hydrolase: MPKPKIVKLGLLQHACVADPKANLKKTLSLLDQAAKKGAQIICTQEMVTSQYFCQSEEHRFFDLAEPIPGPTTAAFQKAAKKHGVVVIASLFEKRASGLYHNTAAIIDADGTLLGIYRKMHIPDDPLFYEKFYFTPGDTGFKAWDTKFGRIGVLICWDQWYPEAARLTAMQGAEILFYPTAIGWHPSEKSEYGVNQHGAWETIQRSHAVANGCYVAAINRIGHEVIDGVGGDGLEFWGQTFVAGTSGQILAKASVDKEEVLVVPVEMSKVDVTRTHWPFLRDRRIDAYENLTKRFID, from the coding sequence ATGCCCAAACCCAAGATCGTCAAACTCGGTCTGCTGCAGCACGCCTGTGTTGCCGACCCCAAGGCCAATCTGAAGAAAACCCTTTCGCTGCTCGACCAGGCGGCGAAAAAGGGCGCGCAGATTATCTGCACGCAGGAAATGGTGACCTCGCAGTATTTCTGCCAGAGCGAGGAGCACCGTTTCTTCGATCTTGCCGAGCCGATTCCCGGCCCGACTACGGCCGCCTTCCAAAAGGCAGCCAAGAAGCATGGCGTTGTGGTGATCGCCTCGCTCTTCGAGAAGCGCGCCTCCGGTCTTTATCATAACACGGCCGCGATCATCGATGCCGACGGCACATTGCTGGGCATCTACCGGAAGATGCACATTCCGGACGATCCTCTCTTCTACGAAAAGTTCTACTTCACGCCCGGTGACACCGGCTTCAAGGCTTGGGACACCAAATTCGGCCGTATCGGCGTGCTCATCTGCTGGGATCAGTGGTATCCCGAGGCCGCCCGCCTCACGGCGATGCAGGGCGCCGAGATTCTGTTTTATCCGACGGCGATCGGCTGGCATCCGTCGGAGAAATCCGAATACGGCGTCAACCAGCACGGCGCCTGGGAAACCATCCAGCGTTCGCACGCCGTGGCCAACGGTTGCTATGTCGCGGCGATCAATCGCATCGGTCACGAAGTCATCGATGGCGTGGGCGGCGACGGACTCGAGTTCTGGGGCCAGACCTTTGTCGCCGGCACGAGCGGACAGATTCTCGCCAAGGCCAGCGTCGATAAGGAAGAGGTTCTCGTTGTCCCGGTTGAAATGAGCAAAGTGGACGTGACCCGCACGCACTGGCCGTTCTTGCGCGACCGCCGCATCGACGCCTACGAAAATCTCACGAAGCGTTTCATCGACTGA
- the hisG gene encoding ATP phosphoribosyltransferase translates to MLGLPKGSLEESTKNLFAKAGWKITTSSRSYKPSIDDPELDGRFVRAQEVSRYVEHGFFDCGLTGHDWVLENNSDVVEVCDLVYSKASTLKSRWVLCVPESSPVQTIKDLAGKRIATELMNTTKRFFADKGVVADIEFSWGATEVKVPDLVDAIVDITETGSSLRANKLRIVDTLLYTNTKLIANKASWANPAKRKKIETIALLLRGALEAGSKVGLKLNLPKSSLDALLKALPSLRNPTVSPLSSPEWVAVETIIDESVVREIIPQLKELGAEGIVEYPLNKVVY, encoded by the coding sequence ATGCTCGGACTGCCGAAGGGCAGCCTCGAGGAATCCACTAAAAACCTGTTTGCAAAAGCGGGTTGGAAAATAACGACGAGTTCCCGCTCTTATAAGCCGTCGATTGACGACCCGGAACTTGATGGCCGCTTCGTGCGTGCCCAGGAAGTGAGTCGCTATGTCGAGCACGGGTTCTTCGACTGCGGCCTCACCGGCCACGACTGGGTGTTGGAAAACAACTCCGACGTCGTTGAGGTTTGCGACTTGGTTTACAGCAAAGCCTCGACCTTGAAATCACGCTGGGTTCTCTGCGTGCCCGAGTCGTCTCCCGTGCAGACCATCAAGGATCTCGCCGGCAAGCGCATCGCCACCGAGCTGATGAACACGACCAAGCGCTTCTTCGCCGACAAGGGCGTCGTCGCCGACATCGAGTTCTCCTGGGGCGCTACCGAAGTCAAGGTGCCCGATCTCGTCGATGCGATCGTGGATATTACCGAGACCGGCTCGTCGCTGCGCGCGAACAAACTTCGTATTGTTGATACGCTCCTTTATACCAACACCAAGCTGATCGCCAACAAGGCCAGCTGGGCGAATCCGGCGAAGCGCAAGAAGATCGAGACCATCGCGCTTCTCCTGCGCGGCGCGCTCGAAGCCGGCAGCAAAGTCGGCCTTAAGCTTAACCTTCCCAAGTCGTCGCTCGATGCATTGCTCAAGGCGCTGCCTTCGCTGCGTAATCCCACGGTGTCTCCGCTCAGCTCGCCCGAGTGGGTTGCCGTCGAGACGATCATCGACGAGAGTGTTGTCCGCGAAATTATTCCCCAGCTCAAGGAACTCGGTGCCGAAGGCATCGTGGAATATCCTCTGAACAAAGTCGTTTATTAA
- a CDS encoding response regulator transcription factor, producing the protein MRAEPKPLILVIEDEEELAKLICLHLEEAGMQTQVYNRCALALRFLKKNFANLLLLDVNLPDQSGFALLEELKSNDINVPTIFLTGNALEVNKVRGLELGGDDYITKPFGFPELVARIRAVLRRAESNTDMNLTKNVRVLDEPFEFCGAQIVPVRLEIEFGKGKNEKIGRKELGILAYIHENRGSVITRKALIHSVWGIHADVKSRSLDQYIVKVRELFKRNGLSLDAFRTVHGVGYILGTDEESK; encoded by the coding sequence ATGCGCGCCGAACCCAAGCCTCTCATTCTCGTCATCGAGGACGAAGAAGAACTGGCTAAACTGATCTGCCTGCATCTGGAAGAAGCCGGGATGCAAACCCAGGTTTACAACCGTTGCGCCCTCGCCCTTCGGTTCCTTAAAAAGAATTTCGCAAACCTTCTGCTACTCGACGTCAACCTCCCCGATCAATCGGGCTTTGCGCTCCTCGAAGAACTTAAGTCCAACGACATTAACGTCCCCACGATTTTCCTGACCGGCAACGCCCTTGAGGTAAACAAGGTCCGCGGCCTCGAACTCGGTGGCGACGACTACATCACCAAGCCGTTCGGTTTCCCCGAACTGGTTGCCCGCATCCGCGCCGTGCTCCGCCGTGCCGAGTCGAACACGGACATGAATCTCACCAAAAATGTGCGCGTGCTCGACGAGCCCTTTGAGTTCTGCGGTGCTCAAATCGTCCCCGTCCGCCTCGAAATTGAATTCGGCAAAGGCAAAAACGAAAAGATCGGCCGCAAGGAACTCGGTATTCTCGCCTACATTCACGAGAACCGCGGTTCCGTGATCACTCGCAAGGCGCTCATTCATTCCGTCTGGGGCATCCACGCTGACGTAAAAAGCCGTTCCCTGGATCAATACATCGTCAAGGTGCGCGAATTATTTAAGCGCAACGGCCTCAGCCTCGATGCCTTTCGCACCGTTCACGGTGTCGGCTACATTCTCGGCACCGACGAGGAATCGAAATAA